A genomic window from Lentibacter algarum includes:
- a CDS encoding DUF934 domain-containing protein, translated as MTLIRDHGFAPEDWPHGFTENPREIAGENGAGLDLPPDATLEQIAGRLPSLRLIRIDFPSFADGRGFTLARQLRLMGYRGRLRAAGHLIADQYAMARRAGFDEVEISEAEARRQPEESWLFRADWQAHDYQARLRG; from the coding sequence ATGACCCTTATCCGCGACCATGGTTTTGCCCCCGAAGACTGGCCCCACGGTTTTACAGAGAATCCCCGCGAAATCGCAGGCGAGAACGGGGCTGGTCTTGATCTGCCCCCCGACGCCACGCTTGAGCAAATCGCGGGCCGCCTGCCCTCGTTGCGGCTCATCCGCATTGACTTCCCGAGCTTTGCCGACGGACGCGGCTTTACGCTTGCACGCCAGCTGCGCCTCATGGGGTATCGCGGGCGCCTGCGTGCCGCAGGCCACCTCATCGCCGATCAATACGCTATGGCGCGGCGGGCAGGCTTTGACGAAGTGGAAATCTCAGAGGCCGAAGCCAGGCGTCAGCCAGAGGAGAGCTGGCTCTTTCGTGCCGATTGGCAGGCGCATGACTACCAAGCCCGCCTACGGGGCTGA
- a CDS encoding nitrite/sulfite reductase, with the protein MYQYADFDRAFIAARNAQFRAQVARRISGELSEDEFKPLRLMNGVYLQLHAYMLRVAIPYGTLNSAQMGVLADLAETYDKGYGHFTTRQNIQYNWPKLGDIPDMLDDLARVGLHAIQTSGNTIRNVTADHFAGAAADELADPRPIAELIRQWSTDHPEFQFLPRKFKVAVTGSPNDRAVTAAHDIGLRIVARDGALGYQVLVGGGLGRTPMIGKVIKDFLPEADLLPYLEAVVSVWNTLGRRDNKYKARIKITVHEHGVAEISRLVEERFALIRPTFSGVDQILLADIRAQFAPPVFRAAPLVAYDAAYVADPVFRAWADTNLARHKRADHAIVTISLKAHGETPGDATVAQMRLMADLAARFGYDALRISHEQNVILPHVARADLPTLHAALKAQGLATANIGLLSDIIACPGMDYCALATARSIPVAQDLAQHFDALKLEHDIGPLKLKISGCINACGHHHVGHIGILGLDRAGVESYQITLGGDHGTDLALGGRTGPGFSYGEIVPAIERILRCYLALRESREETFLEAFRRLGLAPFKAALYAPEAPAKELIHAAE; encoded by the coding sequence ATGTATCAATATGCAGACTTTGACAGAGCCTTTATCGCCGCGCGCAACGCGCAGTTTCGTGCTCAGGTCGCGCGGCGCATTTCTGGCGAACTTTCAGAAGATGAATTCAAGCCGCTGCGCCTGATGAACGGCGTCTATTTGCAGCTGCACGCCTATATGCTGCGCGTGGCGATACCCTATGGAACGCTCAACAGCGCCCAAATGGGTGTGCTTGCGGATTTGGCCGAGACTTATGACAAAGGCTACGGCCACTTCACCACCCGTCAGAACATTCAATACAATTGGCCAAAGCTTGGCGACATTCCCGATATGCTAGATGATCTCGCGCGCGTCGGCCTGCACGCGATCCAGACCTCAGGCAACACCATCCGTAACGTGACCGCTGACCACTTCGCAGGTGCGGCTGCAGATGAGCTGGCCGACCCGCGCCCCATTGCCGAACTGATCCGCCAATGGAGCACCGACCACCCAGAGTTTCAGTTCTTGCCACGCAAATTCAAAGTCGCTGTAACAGGCAGCCCCAATGACCGCGCAGTGACCGCCGCGCATGACATAGGGCTGCGCATTGTTGCCCGTGACGGCGCACTTGGGTATCAGGTTTTGGTCGGCGGCGGCCTCGGTCGTACCCCCATGATTGGCAAAGTTATCAAGGACTTCTTACCCGAAGCTGATCTCTTGCCTTACCTTGAGGCTGTGGTCTCCGTGTGGAATACTCTCGGACGGCGCGACAACAAATATAAGGCGCGCATCAAGATCACAGTCCATGAGCACGGCGTTGCGGAAATATCCCGTCTTGTGGAGGAGCGTTTTGCGCTGATCCGCCCAACGTTTAGTGGCGTTGATCAGATCCTTCTGGCTGATATCCGCGCCCAATTTGCCCCGCCCGTTTTTCGCGCGGCGCCCCTCGTGGCCTATGACGCAGCTTACGTCGCTGACCCCGTGTTTCGCGCTTGGGCCGATACCAACCTTGCGCGCCATAAACGGGCAGATCATGCCATCGTGACAATCTCTCTGAAAGCCCACGGCGAGACGCCCGGCGATGCGACTGTCGCGCAAATGCGCCTTATGGCCGATCTTGCTGCGCGCTTTGGCTATGACGCCCTGCGCATCTCTCACGAGCAAAACGTGATCTTGCCTCATGTTGCGCGCGCCGACCTGCCGACGCTTCACGCCGCGCTGAAAGCGCAAGGTCTCGCAACGGCCAATATCGGCCTTCTAAGCGATATCATTGCTTGCCCCGGCATGGATTATTGCGCCCTCGCGACGGCGCGCTCCATCCCCGTTGCGCAAGACTTGGCACAGCACTTTGACGCGCTCAAGCTTGAGCACGACATCGGGCCACTGAAGCTAAAAATTTCGGGCTGCATCAACGCCTGTGGGCATCATCACGTGGGCCATATCGGTATCTTGGGCCTCGACCGAGCAGGCGTTGAAAGCTACCAAATCACACTTGGAGGCGATCACGGGACAGACCTTGCGCTTGGCGGGCGCACGGGGCCTGGCTTTAGCTATGGTGAGATCGTCCCTGCCATCGAACGCATCCTGCGCTGCTATCTGGCCTTGCGCGAAAGCCGCGAAGAAACCTTTCTTGAGGCGTTTCGCCGCCTTGGCCTAGCGCCGTTCAAAGCGGCCCTTTATGCGCCAGAAGCCCCCGCAAAGGAGCTGATCCATGCTGCAGAGTAA
- a CDS encoding ferredoxin--NADP reductase: MNEISSMTEAKPIKTPTLPDAQTVTQVKHYTDRLFSFRCTRPASLRFRSGEFVMIGLMGAPDEKTGKQKPLLRAYSIASPSWDEELEFYSIKVQDGPLTSRLQHINVGDEVILRPKPVGTLVHDALLPGKRIWFFATGTGFAPFASLLREPQTYTDYDEVIITHTCREAGELTYGAEIIESLKTDELLNEVIGDGFWKKIKYYPTTTREESPKMGRITDLMRSGEAFTDLGVEPICPKNDRAMICGNLAFNIELKEMLEGYGLEEGANSEPKTYVVEKAFLD; the protein is encoded by the coding sequence ATGAACGAGATAAGCAGCATGACCGAGGCAAAACCGATCAAAACGCCCACCCTGCCCGATGCGCAGACTGTCACCCAAGTAAAGCACTACACAGATCGTCTGTTCAGCTTCCGCTGTACGCGGCCTGCAAGCTTGCGCTTTCGCTCGGGCGAATTTGTCATGATCGGCCTCATGGGCGCGCCTGACGAAAAAACAGGCAAGCAAAAACCGCTTTTGCGCGCTTACTCCATTGCCTCACCGAGCTGGGACGAAGAGCTTGAATTCTATTCCATCAAGGTTCAGGACGGCCCACTCACCTCGCGCCTTCAGCATATCAATGTCGGGGATGAAGTCATCCTGCGCCCTAAGCCTGTTGGTACGCTCGTGCATGATGCCCTCTTGCCTGGGAAGCGGATATGGTTCTTTGCCACAGGTACGGGTTTTGCGCCCTTTGCGAGCCTGTTGCGTGAGCCACAGACCTATACGGATTATGACGAAGTCATCATCACCCACACCTGTCGCGAAGCCGGCGAGCTGACGTATGGCGCCGAGATCATTGAAAGCCTCAAGACAGACGAGCTCCTCAACGAAGTCATAGGCGATGGCTTTTGGAAGAAGATCAAATATTACCCGACCACAACCCGCGAAGAGAGCCCAAAAATGGGCCGTATCACCGATTTGATGCGCTCAGGCGAGGCCTTTACAGATCTTGGCGTTGAGCCGATCTGTCCAAAGAACGACCGCGCAATGATTTGTGGCAATCTTGCCTTTAACATTGAGCTTAAAGAGATGCTCGAAGGCTACGGCCTTGAAGAAGGCGCGAACTCAGAGCCAAAAACCTATGTTGTCGAAAAAGCGTTCCTCGACTAA
- a CDS encoding ATP-binding protein, producing the protein MRQSILIRLGLWGAFLALVLAVSFGVYRYGLAQAMEQLKARGQADLALAGDRFATRLQRYQELAVMMADHPSLEALTGAGAGEALRREAAEDFLRSAADKTGALALAYVSREGVLLAQAGETLGAEALEGPWRARAAQGALGTGHGIVQGQAGARRAYFYAAPDFGRDGRVRAMLLVVVDIDELEYGWRSSSPAVFFTNVDGRVFMANRSELVFAEVRAEDAGLVLQDGAEGRIVQSLQGGEEIWELALGPYIPRRALHLTKEMPVMAMRAEALVDVAPAERLAGLQALVVAAVLVAFGAILFLVTERRRTLLSANRQLEARVEARTGELRRAQADLVQAGKLSALGQMSAGISHELNQPLMAIGQFAENGVRFLAQGKRDVAEDNLKRISALSARAARIIKNLRAFARNEREPMGRIELGNVINSAVDLTETRLAEAGVTMDWTAPKTPYYVKAGEVRLGQVFVNLITNAADAMQGQAGEKTIRIRCHAGERLMVDVRDTGPGITDPEKIFEPFYSTKAVGSAEGMGLGLSISYGLIESFGGKITGRNASMTEGARGAVFTVELERWREESSV; encoded by the coding sequence ATGAGGCAAAGTATTCTGATCAGGTTGGGGCTATGGGGCGCATTTTTGGCGCTGGTTCTGGCTGTGAGTTTCGGGGTGTATCGCTACGGGCTGGCACAGGCTATGGAGCAGCTTAAAGCGCGCGGGCAAGCAGACCTTGCTTTGGCGGGTGATCGCTTTGCGACGCGTCTCCAGCGCTATCAAGAGCTTGCAGTCATGATGGCCGATCATCCCAGTCTTGAAGCCTTGACAGGCGCGGGCGCGGGAGAGGCCCTGAGACGCGAGGCTGCGGAGGATTTCTTGCGCAGCGCTGCGGATAAGACAGGGGCGTTGGCGCTCGCTTACGTGAGCCGCGAAGGAGTGTTGCTGGCTCAGGCTGGAGAAACTCTGGGAGCTGAGGCGCTTGAGGGGCCCTGGCGCGCGCGTGCCGCGCAGGGCGCGCTTGGCACAGGGCACGGGATTGTGCAGGGCCAAGCTGGCGCGCGGCGGGCCTATTTCTATGCGGCGCCTGATTTTGGCCGTGACGGGCGTGTGCGGGCGATGTTGCTTGTGGTCGTGGATATTGATGAGCTGGAATACGGCTGGCGCTCAAGCTCGCCTGCTGTCTTTTTCACCAACGTTGATGGGCGTGTCTTTATGGCAAACCGCTCCGAACTTGTTTTTGCTGAAGTGCGGGCCGAAGATGCGGGACTGGTGCTACAGGACGGTGCTGAGGGCCGGATTGTTCAGAGCTTGCAGGGCGGCGAGGAAATATGGGAGCTGGCTCTTGGGCCGTATATTCCGCGCCGCGCGCTGCATCTTACAAAAGAGATGCCCGTGATGGCGATGCGGGCCGAGGCGCTTGTGGATGTCGCGCCTGCGGAGCGGCTTGCTGGGTTGCAGGCCTTGGTCGTGGCGGCGGTCTTGGTGGCTTTTGGAGCGATCCTGTTTTTGGTTACAGAGCGGCGGCGCACGCTTCTTTCGGCCAACCGTCAGCTTGAAGCGCGGGTTGAGGCCCGTACAGGCGAGTTGCGCCGCGCGCAGGCTGACCTTGTGCAAGCGGGCAAGCTGAGTGCCTTGGGGCAGATGAGTGCGGGGATCAGTCATGAGCTGAACCAGCCGCTCATGGCGATTGGGCAGTTCGCTGAAAACGGTGTGCGCTTTTTGGCGCAGGGTAAGCGCGATGTGGCCGAGGACAACCTCAAGCGCATTTCTGCTCTCAGCGCACGAGCGGCGCGGATCATCAAGAATCTCAGGGCCTTTGCGCGCAATGAAAGGGAGCCAATGGGGCGGATCGAGCTGGGCAACGTGATCAACTCGGCTGTGGATTTGACTGAGACGCGTCTCGCCGAGGCGGGCGTTACGATGGACTGGACGGCGCCTAAAACACCCTACTATGTCAAAGCGGGCGAGGTCAGGTTGGGGCAGGTCTTTGTCAATCTGATCACCAATGCCGCAGATGCGATGCAGGGGCAGGCGGGGGAGAAGACTATCCGAATTCGCTGCCATGCGGGCGAGCGCCTGATGGTGGATGTGCGCGATACAGGGCCAGGGATCACGGACCCTGAGAAGATATTTGAACCGTTTTACTCCACAAAAGCTGTGGGCAGTGCCGAGGGGATGGGGCTTGGCCTGTCGATCTCTTATGGTTTGATAGAAAGCTTTGGTGGCAAGATTACAGGGCGCAATGCGAGCATGACAGAAGGCGCGCGAGGCGCTGTCTTTACTGTCGAGCTGGAACGTTGGCGCGAGGAGAGTTCGGTATGA
- the infC gene encoding translation initiation factor IF-3, with the protein MARRPHNAPPQRDTGPRVNDRITSTEIRLIGADGENVGVVTPAQAMIMAEEAELDLVEISPNANPPVCKIMDFGKFKYEQQKREAEARKKQKIIEIKEVKFRPNTDTHDYDVKMRNVVKFLNNGDKVKVTLRFRGREMAHQNLGRELLERIADDVIAAELGKIENFPKMEGRQMVMLIGPTASK; encoded by the coding sequence ATAGCCCGTAGACCTCATAACGCGCCTCCACAGCGCGACACTGGCCCCCGCGTCAATGACCGTATCACAAGCACTGAAATCCGTCTGATTGGCGCCGATGGCGAAAACGTAGGTGTTGTGACGCCTGCGCAAGCCATGATTATGGCCGAAGAGGCAGAACTCGACCTTGTCGAGATTTCGCCCAATGCAAACCCACCCGTTTGCAAAATAATGGATTTCGGCAAGTTCAAATACGAACAGCAGAAGCGCGAAGCCGAGGCCCGCAAAAAGCAGAAGATCATCGAGATCAAAGAGGTCAAGTTCCGCCCGAACACCGACACGCATGATTACGACGTCAAAATGCGCAACGTGGTCAAGTTTCTCAACAACGGTGACAAAGTCAAAGTCACGCTGCGCTTTCGCGGCCGTGAGATGGCGCACCAGAACTTGGGCCGCGAACTTCTGGAGCGTATCGCAGATGACGTGATCGCAGCAGAGCTCGGCAAGATCGAGAACTTCCCCAAGATGGAAGGCCGCCAAATGGTTATGCTGATCGGTCCAACCGCAAGCAAATGA
- a CDS encoding Lrp/AsnC family transcriptional regulator, producing the protein MSVRLDELDRKILAELQRDGAQSLDEIATQVGSSKTPVWNRIRKMKESGVIRQQTVLLDAEALGLEACFFVLIRTSEHEKHWQDAFLRALHERPEVMEAHRLAGDIDYILKVRVPNARAYDVFYQALISEVKIHNVTALLSMEEIKHTTMLPL; encoded by the coding sequence ATGTCTGTTCGTCTGGATGAGCTGGATCGGAAAATTCTGGCAGAGCTGCAACGCGACGGAGCGCAGTCTTTGGATGAGATTGCCACGCAAGTGGGCAGCTCAAAGACGCCTGTCTGGAACCGGATTCGCAAAATGAAAGAGAGCGGTGTGATCCGCCAGCAGACCGTGCTTCTGGATGCCGAGGCGCTTGGGCTTGAAGCTTGTTTCTTTGTTCTCATTCGTACGAGCGAACATGAGAAGCATTGGCAGGATGCGTTCTTGCGGGCACTGCACGAGCGGCCAGAAGTGATGGAAGCACACCGCTTGGCAGGGGATATCGACTACATCCTGAAAGTGCGTGTCCCCAATGCGCGCGCGTATGATGTCTTCTATCAGGCACTGATTTCGGAAGTGAAAATCCACAATGTCACAGCGCTTTTGTCGATGGAAGAGATCAAGCACACAACGATGCTGCCTCTCTAA
- a CDS encoding DUF2849 domain-containing protein — MTPSLITANALLEGDVIYLTAQGSWARTMADAEVFTDEAVAEERLFSVNPSEAVGAYLMPVSLADGSPAPLHFREAFRATGPSNRFHGKQTEAF, encoded by the coding sequence ATGACGCCGAGCCTGATCACTGCCAATGCGCTCCTTGAGGGCGATGTCATTTACCTCACGGCCCAAGGCAGCTGGGCAAGAACAATGGCTGATGCCGAAGTCTTCACCGACGAGGCCGTGGCCGAGGAGCGCCTCTTCTCCGTCAATCCTTCCGAGGCTGTCGGCGCTTATCTTATGCCCGTGAGCCTTGCGGACGGCTCGCCCGCTCCCTTGCATTTTCGCGAGGCATTTCGTGCCACAGGCCCCTCCAACCGCTTTCACGGCAAACAAACCGAGGCTTTTTGA
- the cysG gene encoding siroheme synthase CysG has product MQHYPVFLNTRAARIILSGGGEAALAKLRLLMKTEANLHVFAPDAAPEIIDWANAGALTLHRRALKAEDVAGAALVYAADEAEARDSETATLAHSARVLLNIVDNLEGSDFITPAIVDRDPVTIAIGTEGAAPVLARQIKADLEARLPSSLGALARIGKAFRHAADTLPMGRARRAFWSEYYTKTGPASISKGEAATKAALDTLLAQHLTEAPAEGHVVFAGAGPGDPELLTLKARRALHEADVVIYDRLVSPAILELARREALMLSAGKEGFGAAMSQADINALIVKHASAGVQVLRLKGGDPAVFARLDEEIEACEAHDIAFSIIPGITAASASAAALGQSLTKRGRNTEARLVTGHDMQGYADQDWKSLARAGEVAAIYMGKRAARFIQGRLLMHGAAANTPVSLVENASLPNQRIVATTLGQLPNALAEAALTGPALTLLGLAPRDAVAPTLKQEVAQ; this is encoded by the coding sequence ATGCAACATTACCCTGTTTTTCTCAACACACGCGCTGCACGCATTATACTTTCAGGTGGCGGCGAGGCGGCGTTGGCCAAGCTGCGTTTGCTTATGAAAACCGAAGCCAATTTGCATGTCTTTGCGCCAGACGCGGCACCCGAAATCATCGACTGGGCAAACGCAGGCGCACTCACACTTCATCGTCGGGCTCTCAAAGCGGAAGATGTCGCAGGCGCGGCGCTCGTTTATGCAGCCGATGAGGCCGAGGCCAGAGACAGCGAGACCGCAACTCTTGCCCACAGCGCCCGCGTCTTACTCAACATTGTCGATAATCTTGAAGGCAGTGACTTTATCACGCCCGCAATTGTAGATCGTGACCCCGTCACCATCGCCATTGGTACAGAAGGCGCGGCCCCCGTGCTCGCCCGCCAGATCAAAGCCGATCTTGAAGCGCGCCTGCCGTCCTCACTCGGTGCGCTGGCACGGATCGGCAAGGCCTTCCGCCACGCTGCCGACACCCTGCCGATGGGCCGGGCCCGTCGCGCCTTCTGGTCAGAGTATTACACCAAGACTGGTCCAGCCAGTATCTCCAAGGGCGAAGCGGCGACCAAAGCCGCGCTTGACACCCTGTTGGCGCAGCACCTCACCGAAGCGCCTGCCGAGGGCCATGTCGTATTTGCGGGCGCGGGCCCCGGAGACCCCGAGCTGCTCACACTCAAGGCCCGCCGCGCGCTGCATGAAGCGGATGTGGTGATCTATGATCGCCTTGTTTCTCCCGCTATTCTGGAGCTTGCGCGCCGTGAGGCGCTTATGCTCTCGGCAGGCAAAGAGGGCTTTGGCGCTGCCATGTCACAAGCTGATATCAATGCGCTCATTGTCAAACACGCAAGCGCGGGCGTGCAGGTTCTGCGCCTCAAGGGCGGGGATCCTGCTGTCTTTGCGCGTTTGGATGAAGAGATTGAGGCCTGCGAAGCGCATGACATTGCCTTCAGCATTATCCCAGGAATCACAGCAGCGTCGGCCTCGGCTGCGGCCTTGGGCCAAAGCCTCACCAAACGGGGCCGCAACACCGAGGCCCGCCTTGTGACAGGGCATGACATGCAGGGATATGCCGATCAGGACTGGAAGAGCCTCGCGCGCGCAGGCGAAGTCGCTGCCATCTATATGGGCAAGCGCGCCGCGCGGTTCATTCAAGGCCGCCTGCTGATGCATGGCGCTGCGGCAAACACGCCCGTCAGCCTTGTGGAGAACGCGAGCCTGCCCAACCAACGCATCGTTGCCACCACACTCGGCCAATTGCCAAACGCTTTGGCAGAGGCCGCGCTCACAGGCCCTGCGCTTACGCTTCTGGGCCTTGCCCCAAGAGACGCAGTGGCCCCCACTCTCAAACAGGAGGTCGCACAATGA
- a CDS encoding phosphoadenylyl-sulfate reductase gives MLQSNLAAKAEQLNLRFARLPAESLLKEVFAHGLLGRAALVSSFGGEAAVLLHMLSKIAPDAPILFIDTELLFPETLAYQAELATRFQLSNVQRLRADTSFTDPTRRLHRSDPEACCALRKTAPLQAALAPYAAWASGRKRFQGGARSTLELFEAEHGTGRIKLNPLANWSPKQITSYFEAHDLPRHPLTAKGYGSLGCAPCTSPAKGRAGRWQDRAKTECGIHLPATTPKGENA, from the coding sequence ATGCTGCAGAGTAACTTGGCCGCCAAAGCGGAACAACTCAACCTGCGCTTTGCACGCCTGCCTGCGGAATCGCTTCTCAAAGAAGTGTTTGCGCATGGCTTACTGGGGCGTGCAGCGCTTGTCTCTTCCTTTGGCGGCGAGGCGGCTGTGCTGTTGCATATGCTGTCCAAAATCGCGCCCGATGCCCCTATTCTCTTCATTGATACGGAGCTGCTCTTCCCTGAGACACTGGCCTATCAGGCCGAGCTTGCCACGCGCTTTCAGCTCAGCAATGTGCAGAGACTGCGTGCAGACACATCATTCACAGACCCCACACGCCGCTTGCACCGCTCTGACCCAGAGGCCTGCTGCGCATTGCGCAAAACCGCTCCCTTGCAGGCGGCACTTGCGCCCTATGCCGCTTGGGCCTCGGGGCGTAAACGCTTCCAGGGCGGGGCGCGCAGCACACTTGAGCTGTTTGAGGCCGAGCACGGCACAGGCCGCATCAAACTCAATCCGCTGGCGAACTGGTCGCCCAAACAGATCACCTCCTATTTTGAGGCCCATGATCTGCCACGCCACCCCTTGACAGCAAAAGGCTATGGCTCCCTCGGCTGCGCGCCCTGCACAAGCCCCGCCAAAGGCCGCGCAGGCCGTTGGCAAGACCGCGCAAAAACAGAATGCGGCATTCACCTGCCCGCCACGACGCCCAAAGGAGAAAACGCATGA
- a CDS encoding YeeE/YedE thiosulfate transporter family protein, whose translation MEILLAIVIGAAFGAVLDRIGATNPTYIGRMLALTNLNLMKTILLAIGTGSVLMFAGQMIGLVDVGHMSVKAAYVGVFVGGLMLGAGWAASGFCPGTGVCAAASGRKDALFFIAGGLLGAAAYMVTYPAWKASGMLDDVMGGKTTLGTVPGSKFDGLTAMSGDIIGILMGLAFIVIAFVLPERIGGGGVAVPAE comes from the coding sequence ATGGAAATTTTACTCGCAATTGTGATTGGCGCAGCGTTCGGCGCAGTGCTTGACCGTATCGGCGCAACCAACCCGACCTATATTGGTCGTATGCTGGCGCTGACAAACCTCAACCTGATGAAAACCATTCTGCTCGCGATCGGCACAGGCTCTGTTCTGATGTTTGCCGGCCAGATGATCGGGCTTGTGGATGTGGGCCATATGAGTGTCAAAGCCGCCTATGTCGGTGTGTTTGTAGGGGGTCTTATGCTCGGCGCAGGCTGGGCGGCCTCTGGCTTCTGCCCAGGTACGGGCGTTTGTGCAGCGGCCTCGGGACGCAAGGACGCGCTCTTCTTTATCGCTGGCGGCTTGCTTGGGGCTGCGGCCTATATGGTCACTTATCCCGCGTGGAAAGCCAGCGGCATGCTGGACGATGTCATGGGCGGAAAGACCACGCTCGGTACAGTCCCTGGCTCAAAGTTTGACGGGCTAACGGCCATGTCAGGCGATATCATCGGTATCCTGATGGGGCTGGCCTTTATTGTTATCGCTTTCGTTCTGCCTGAGCGGATTGGCGGCGGCGGCGTGGCTGTGCCTGCTGAGTAA
- a CDS encoding class I SAM-dependent methyltransferase gives MWEERYKTPDYLFGTEPADFLKAHEALLTSGQTALSVADGEGRNSVFLAEKGLSVTALEYAPSAIAKAKALATKRGVQVDFCEVDVLSHAFEETYDMVLGIFIQFLGPAERSLVFERMKGAVKPQGLMMLHGYTPEQITFKTGGPPQAENMYTKELLKDAFSDWDILTCRSYEAEISEGTGHAGRSALIDFIARKPD, from the coding sequence ATGTGGGAAGAGCGCTACAAAACCCCTGACTACCTCTTTGGCACAGAGCCCGCCGACTTTCTAAAGGCTCACGAGGCCCTACTCACATCGGGCCAAACAGCGCTTAGCGTCGCAGACGGAGAAGGCCGCAATTCAGTCTTCCTCGCCGAGAAAGGTCTTTCTGTCACAGCTCTCGAATATGCCCCCTCTGCCATTGCCAAGGCAAAAGCGCTTGCCACCAAGCGCGGTGTTCAGGTCGATTTTTGTGAGGTGGATGTTCTGTCTCACGCGTTTGAAGAGACTTACGACATGGTCCTTGGTATTTTCATTCAATTCCTCGGCCCCGCCGAGCGGAGTCTGGTCTTTGAGCGGATGAAAGGTGCTGTCAAACCACAGGGCCTTATGATGCTGCACGGCTATACCCCCGAACAGATCACCTTTAAGACAGGCGGCCCGCCTCAAGCCGAAAACATGTATACGAAAGAGCTTCTCAAAGACGCCTTCTCAGATTGGGACATCCTCACCTGCCGCTCCTATGAGGCCGAAATCTCGGAGGGCACAGGCCACGCAGGTCGCTCCGCCTTGATCGACTTCATTGCCCGCAAACCAGACTGA
- a CDS encoding sigma-54 dependent transcriptional regulator: MSKIVLIVDDDRAVRDALAQTLELEGLRPVLAGSFIEAKDHISAEFDGAVLSDMRMPGRDGFHLLAHARGVDPELPVILLTGEGDIPMAVKAMGEGAFDFLEKPCAPEALLAVLRRALTTRALVLENRALKAEALAGDAAARMIFGTSQKAEDLRSRVRKLARLDVEALVTGPRGAGIAKVAEVVHLSSRRRGGPFVRRQSSALDVAGFEAALHDAAEGTLFLDEIDTLPASLQYSMAERLDAGLATRLIAGCSGDLQEVVEAGRFNAELFYRLEGMSLRIPALSERPEDIPVIFQHYVRQAAEQAGLVSPEISPDTLSALMAQDWPGNTRSLMSAAMRFVLGMADTVGNAGDLGLAEQMARVERSLLIAALGRQNGKASAAAEALKLPRKTFYDKLARYDIKPDDYRR, translated from the coding sequence ATGAGCAAGATAGTTCTGATTGTGGATGATGATCGCGCGGTGCGCGACGCTCTTGCACAGACGCTTGAGTTGGAGGGGCTTCGGCCTGTTTTGGCGGGCTCGTTTATTGAAGCCAAAGATCATATCAGCGCCGAGTTTGACGGAGCTGTGCTTTCAGATATGCGCATGCCCGGACGCGATGGCTTTCACCTCTTGGCGCATGCGCGAGGCGTGGATCCTGAACTGCCTGTGATTTTGCTGACTGGGGAGGGTGACATCCCGATGGCCGTGAAGGCGATGGGCGAGGGCGCGTTTGACTTTCTTGAAAAGCCCTGTGCGCCAGAGGCTTTGCTGGCCGTGCTGCGCCGTGCATTGACGACAAGAGCGCTTGTTCTGGAAAACCGCGCTTTGAAGGCTGAGGCGCTGGCGGGAGACGCTGCCGCGCGGATGATTTTTGGGACGTCTCAAAAAGCCGAGGATTTGCGCAGCAGGGTGCGCAAGCTCGCACGGCTTGATGTTGAGGCGCTTGTGACAGGGCCGCGAGGTGCAGGAATCGCAAAAGTCGCCGAGGTGGTGCATTTGAGTTCGCGCCGTCGTGGAGGGCCTTTTGTGCGCCGTCAATCGTCAGCGCTGGATGTGGCAGGGTTTGAAGCCGCACTTCACGATGCGGCAGAAGGGACGTTGTTTCTGGATGAGATCGATACATTGCCGGCAAGCCTGCAATATTCCATGGCGGAGCGGCTCGATGCGGGACTGGCGACGCGTTTGATCGCGGGGTGTTCTGGTGACTTGCAAGAGGTCGTTGAGGCAGGGCGCTTCAATGCGGAGCTGTTCTATCGCCTTGAGGGGATGAGCTTGCGCATTCCTGCCCTCAGCGAACGGCCCGAGGATATCCCTGTTATATTCCAACATTATGTGCGCCAAGCGGCTGAGCAAGCGGGCCTTGTGAGCCCCGAAATTTCACCAGATACACTTTCGGCGTTGATGGCTCAGGACTGGCCTGGCAATACCCGCTCGCTTATGAGCGCCGCGATGCGCTTTGTGCTTGGGATGGCAGATACGGTCGGGAATGCGGGCGATCTGGGGCTTGCGGAGCAGATGGCGCGGGTCGAACGCTCGCTTCTGATTGCAGCTCTTGGGCGGCAAAATGGCAAAGCCAGCGCCGCTGCCGAAGCGCTAAAGCTGCCGCGCAAGACGTTTTACGACAAGCTCGCGCGCTATGACATTAAGCCAGACGATTACCGCCGCTGA